A window of Cryptomeria japonica chromosome 3, Sugi_1.0, whole genome shotgun sequence contains these coding sequences:
- the LOC131874362 gene encoding probable pectate lyase 18, with the protein MASRQALQPLFLLLAVFFIKLVMVESIRTPFNMTKAENSDKYHVEKPELVVQMVERSLNNSKRKLSSCETGNPIDDCWRCDPNWVNNRKRLADCAIGFGKNAIGGKNGRFYIVTDPNDDDPVNPRPGTLRHAVIQTEPLWIIFQKDMVIQLKEELIMNSYKTIDGRGANVHIANGACITIQYVTNIIIHGVHIHDCKPAGNTNVRSSPTHYGFRTKSDGDGISIFGSSAIWVDHCSLSSCADGLIDAIMGSTAITISNSFFTHHDKVMLLGHSDAYNEDVKMQVTVAFNHFGEGLVQRMPRCRHGYFHVVNNDYTHWEMYAIGGSANPTINSQGNRFLAPDYRFHKEVTKHQDSTEGNWRSVGDLMLNGAFFTASGAKESSSYAKASSMAARPSSIVGSITASSGVLTCRKGSSC; encoded by the exons ATGGCGAGCAGACAAGCCTTACAGccattgtttcttcttcttgctgTCTTTTTCATCAAGTTAGTAATGGTGGAATCAATAAGAACCCCCTTCAATATGACTAAGGCTGAGAATAGTGATAAATATCATGTTGAGAAGCCGGAGCTTGTAGTTCAAATGGTAGAAAG GAGTTTAAATAATTCGAAAAGAAAGCTGAGCTCGTGCGAAACGGGGAACCCCATCGATGACTGTTGGCGTTGTGATCCTAACTGGGTTAACAACCGAAAGAGACTGGCTGATTGTGCCATCGGATTTGGCAAAAACGCCATTGGAGGTAAGAATGGCAGATTTTATATAGTTACAGATCCAAATGACGATGACCCGGTCAATCCTCGACCTGGCACTCTGCGGCACGCTGTTATTCAAACCGAACCTCTCTGGATTATTTTCCAAAAAGATATGGTTATTCAGCTCAAGGAGGAGCTTATCATGAACAGTTATAAGACTATTGATGGTAGAGGTGCCAATGTTCATATAGCAAATGGAGCTTGCATTACAATTCAGTATGTGACCAATATTATCATTCATGGAGTTCATATCCACGACTGTAAACCTGCGGGAAACACAAATGTTAGGAGCTCCCCGACACATTATGGGTTTAGAACCAAGAGTGATGGAGATGGGATTTCCATCTTTGGATCAAGCGCAATTTGGGTTGACCACTGTTCATTGTCAAGTTGCGCAGATGGATTGATCGACGCCATCATGGGTTCCACTGCTATAACCATTTCAAACAGCTTTTTCACTCACCATGACAAG GTGATGCTCCTAGGACACAGCGACGCCTACAACGAGGACGTCAAAATGCAAGTAACAGTTGCTTTCAACCactttggagaagggcttgttcaacGTATGCCCAG ATGTCGACATGGATACTTTCATGTGGTGAACAATGATTACACCCACTGGGAAATGTATGCAATCGGGGGAAGTGCAAACCCCACCATTAACAGCCAAGGCAACAGATTCCTTGCTCCTGATTATCGATTCCACAAGGAG GTTACAAAGCACCAAGATTCAACAGAAGGCAACTGGAGATCAGTGGGAGATCTTATGTTAAATGGGGCATTCTTCACAGCATCAGGGGCTAAAGAATCCTCAAGCTATGCCAAAGCTTCGAGTATGGCGGCAAGACCTTCCTCTATTGTGGGCTCTATCACTGCAAGTTCGGGTGTTCTCACCTGCAGAAAAGGTTCCAGCTGTTAG
- the LOC131874361 gene encoding probable pectate lyase 18 gives MASRQALQPLFLLLAVFFIKLVMVESIRTPFNMTKAENSDKYHVEKPELVVQMVERSLNNSKRKLSSCETGNPIDDCWRCDPNWVNNRKRLADCAIGFGKNAIGGKNGRFYIVTDPNDDDPVNPRPGTLRHAVIQTEPLWIIFQKDMVIQLKEELIMNSYKTIDGRGANVHIANGACITIQYVTNIIIHGVHIHDCKPAGNTNVRSSPTHYGFRTKSDGDGISIFGSSAIWVDHCSLSSCADGLIDAIMGSTAITISNSFFTHHDKVMLLGHSDAYTEDVKMQVTVAFNHFGEGLVQRMPRCRHGYFHVVNNDYTHWEMYAIGGSANPTINSQGNRFLAPDYRFHKEVTKHQDSTEGNWRSVGDLMLNGAFFTASGAKESSSYAKASSMAARPSSIVGSITASSGVLTCRKGSSC, from the exons ATGGCGAGCAGACAAGCCTTACAGccattgtttcttcttcttgctgTCTTTTTCATCAAGTTAGTAATGGTGGAATCAATAAGAACCCCCTTCAATATGACTAAGGCTGAGAATAGTGATAAATATCATGTTGAGAAGCCGGAGCTTGTAGTTCAAATGGTAGAAAG GAGTTTAAATAATTCGAAAAGAAAGCTGAGCTCGTGCGAAACGGGGAACCCCATCGATGACTGTTGGCGTTGTGATCCTAACTGGGTTAACAACCGAAAGAGACTGGCTGATTGTGCCATCGGATTTGGCAAAAACGCCATTGGAGGTAAGAATGGCAGATTTTATATAGTTACAGATCCAAATGACGATGACCCGGTCAATCCTCGACCTGGCACTCTGCGGCACGCTGTTATTCAAACCGAACCTCTCTGGATTATTTTCCAAAAAGATATGGTTATTCAGCTCAAGGAGGAGCTTATCATGAACAGTTATAAGACTATTGATGGTAGAGGTGCCAATGTTCATATAGCAAATGGAGCTTGCATTACAATTCAGTATGTGACCAATATTATCATTCATGGAGTTCATATCCACGACTGTAAACCTGCGGGAAACACAAATGTTAGGAGCTCCCCGACACATTATGGGTTTAGAACCAAGAGTGATGGAGATGGGATTTCCATCTTTGGATCAAGCGCAATTTGGGTTGACCACTGTTCATTGTCAAGTTGCGCAGATGGATTGATCGACGCCATCATGGGTTCCACTGCTATAACCATTTCAAACAGCTTTTTCACTCACCATGACAAG GTGATGCTCCTAGGACACAGCGACGCCTACACCGAGGACGTCAAAATGCAAGTAACAGTTGCTTTCAACCactttggagaagggcttgttcaacGTATGCCCAG ATGTCGACATGGATACTTTCATGTGGTGAACAATGATTACACCCACTGGGAAATGTATGCAATCGGGGGAAGTGCAAACCCCACCATTAACAGCCAAGGCAACAGATTCCTTGCTCCTGATTATCGATTCCACAAGGAG GTTACAAAGCACCAAGATTCAACAGAAGGCAACTGGAGATCAGTGGGAGATCTTATGTTAAATGGGGCATTCTTCACAGCATCAGGGGCTAAAGAATCCTCAAGCTATGCCAAAGCTTCGAGTATGGCGGCAAGACCTTCCTCTATTGTGGGCTCTATCACTGCAAGTTCGGGTGTTCTCACCTGCAGAAAAGGTTCCAGCTGTTAG